One Astyanax mexicanus isolate ESR-SI-001 chromosome 3, AstMex3_surface, whole genome shotgun sequence genomic region harbors:
- the slc25a10a gene encoding mitochondrial dicarboxylate carrier, whose product MGFEVVTEKRVSRWYFGGLSSCAAACCTHPLDLIKVHLQTQQEVKMRMTGMALRVVRSDGVLALYSGLSASMCRQLTYSMTRFAIYETVRDMVADGNHGPMPFYQKVLLASFGGLIGGFIGTPADMVNVRMQNDVKLPPELRRSYAHALDGVIRVWREEGIRKLFSGASMASSRGALVSVGQLSCYDQAKQLVLGTGILTDNIATHFIASFIAGGCATVLCQPMDVVKTRLMNSKGEYRGVMHCLTDTATLGPQAFYKGLVPAGIRLIPHTVLTFIFLEQLRLYFGIRVITST is encoded by the exons ATGGGCTTTGAGGTGGTGACAGAGAAGCGGGTCTCTCGCTGGTACTTTGGTGGTCTTTCTTCATGTGCTGCTGCCTGCTGTACCCACCCTTTGGATCTTATAAAG gttcATTTGCAGACTCAGCAGGAGGTGAAGATGAGGATGACGGGCATGGCTCTGCGTGTGGTGCGGAGCGATGGCGTCCTCGCTCTCTACAGCGGCCTCAGTGCCTCCATGTGCCGACAG CTGACGTACTCGATGACCCGTTTTGCCATTTATGAAACAGTACGAGACATGGTGGCCGATGGGAATCATGGACCCATGCCCTTTTACCAAAAAGTCTTACTGGCTTCATTTGGAG GACTCATAGGGGGCTTTATTGGGACTCCTGCAGACATGGTGAACGTCAG AATGCAGAATGATGTGAAGCTGCCACCAGAACTGAGGAGAAG CTATGCCCACGCTCTCGATGGAGTCATCCGTGTGTGGAGAGAAG AAGGAATAAGAAAGCTATTCTCTGGCGCTTCAATGGCATCCAGCAGAGGAGCTCTCGTCAGTGTCGGACAG CTCTCTTGCTATGACCAAGCCAAGCAGCTGGTGTTGGGAACTGGCATCCTGACTGACAATATTGCTACCCACTTCATTGCCAGCTTTATTGCG GGAGGATGTGCCACTGTCCTCTGCCAGCCGATGGATGTGGTGAAGACCCGGTTGATGAATTCCAAAGGAGAGTATCGG GGGGTGATGCACTGTCTGACGGATACAGCCACGCTTGGACCGCAAGCTTTCTACAAG GGCCTCGTTCCAGCCGGGATTCGTCTGATCCCACACACAGTGCTCACTTTCATCTTTCTGGAGCAGCTGCGTTTGTACTTTGGTATCAGAGTGATCACTTCAACGTGA